In one Magallana gigas chromosome 7, xbMagGiga1.1, whole genome shotgun sequence genomic region, the following are encoded:
- the LOC117685820 gene encoding uncharacterized protein isoform X1 produces MIKLQKMMQESSVFVIAFLVHSLATGWWLDELKLGEITPKDPQVVVNETLELNCTVFEDSGVNVSMLYWEDKIEQRVPDDHVIPVGKRTLLFRRKITSVKEEGIYTCKKSSTNGKGEIIAHTHLVVEYEAIRDVTNITCVIYDQKSELTCVWDLGLYHHPCFLRFNANLTVNQESVVTCPAIIKNDDCKRMSQISCTWTSADATIGALENKIDLEIRNSKYDVSSKLFQRTYYRQEITKYGPTSDINATIQKMTTCACANITWEGIPGLIRTSSKLTFHSEWDSKVYTTENETLSVCDLIPDSKYNITVQVKHPNGPYYSDIKQSSFSTCSAAPSRAPTVFRSGFSSGTCYNTLYRNVTVYWKKIPRQYQNGKLTKYILAYDGASVSVSAENSHGQLQTPCARNSSISVYGCNEIGCSPNSTSAIPQFKDSFAPTKLIVEHHNTSAVELTWFGGEGQIEADIVWCTASFLCQNEINILLFKGNVTHTVLHQNEINSSIQDVIFGVAILDKNKVSSGIRWQDPCRYKKDYEPREIRDVSLQPEPPENSLVVSWSPHLCDTSTDSNAYVHFYKIIYCQLISGDCKGTESSVSVLASANTQYMIQNLEPEKEYGIWVKASSLTREGPRSEIVTGRPTNNDLPSGATAGIVVASLFVFALVFAGVMFIVRNVKHRLGFDEAFPIHIPEMDNKIFTDEQGKSHQYEKVEKNVSISRETESASLSTQNFANGVAQSNGVLIQMNKMSNSVNVTLRHDQLKEVKNSIKADKPASGFIEKQRNDKPKQKKELPPDYTQAVTVDQCLKENADILDYIESPELSTQNNGYVSHNGMNDDIQYDDEKRNLGTLTLNEQDTKPEQNKDCNMQNILSLNDWNETASCHALQSNVSTESNMSTMNARLRQNQHVCHSEIKTADLVEESNNNGIVMMCSDYVPCNLQQVIELSVPGELKSNSISTTNPESIATIDSTNTIGYVTHSGTRICNM; encoded by the exons ATGATCAAACTTCAGAAAATGATGCAAGAGAGCAGCGTGTTTGTCATCGCATTTTTGGTACACTCATTAGCAACTGGATGGTGGCTCGATGAACTCAAACTCGGAG AAATAACACCTAAAGACCCACAAGTCGTCGTAAACGAAACTTTGGAGCTTAACTGTACGGTGTTTGAGGATTCCGGAGTAAATGTCTCCATGCTCTACTGGGAGGACAAAATTGAACAACGAGTGCCTGATGACCACGTGATCCCCGTTGGAAAAAGGACATTATTGTTTAGAAGAAAAATCACCAGTGTCAAAGAAGAGGGAatctatacatgtaaaaagagtAGTACGAATGGGAAAGGAGAAATTATTGCTCATACACATCTTGTCGTCGAAT ATGAAGCTATCCGTGATGTTACAAATATTACCTGTGTGATATATGATCAGAAGAGCGAGTTGACATGTGTCTGGGATCTCGGATTGTATCATCACCCTTGTTTTCTTCGGTTCAACGCTAACTT GACTGTGAATCAGGAGAGCGTAGTTACCTGTCCAGCGATAATCAAAAACGACGACTGCAAAAGGATGTCCCAGATAAGCTGTACCTGGACGTCAGCTGATGCTACCATTGGTGCCTTAGAGAACAAAATTGATCTGGAAATTCGGAACAGCAAATATGACGTttcatcaaaattatttcaaagaactTACTACAGACAAGAAATAA CAAAGTATGGCCCTACAAGTGACATAAATGCGACGATTCAGAAGATGACAACTTGTGCATGCGCCAATATTACCTGGGAAGGAATACCAGGACTTATACGGACCTCATCCAAGTTAACTTTTCACTCGGAATGGGACTCCAAAGTATAT ACAACGGAAAATGAAACTTTGTCGGTATGTGATCTCATACCAGACTCTAAATACAACATAACGGTTCAGGTAAAACATCCAAATGGACCATACTACAGTGATATAAAACAATCAAGTTTCTCCACGTGTTCTGCAG CACCATCGAGAGCGCCCACTGTATTCCGGAGCGGGTTCTCCTCGGGCACGTGCTACAATACGCTCTATCGCAATGTCACGGTCTACTGGAAG AAAATTCCACGACAGTATCAAAATGGAAAATTGACGAAATACATCCTTGCATATGATGGTGCTTCAGTGTCGGTGTCAGCAGAGAACTCACATGGCCAATTACAAACCCCCTGTGCACGAAACTCTTCTATAAGCGTATATGGGTGCAATGAAATTGGCTGTTCACCGAATTCAACGAGCGCAATACCTCAATTCAAAG ACAGTTTCGCTCCAACGAAATTAATAGTTGAACATCATAACACATCTGCGGTAGAACTGACCTGGTTTGGAGGAGAAGGTCAAATCGAGGCTGATATTGTTTGGTGTACTGCTTCCTTCCTATGTCAG AACGAAATAAACATACTGTTATTCAAAGGAAACGTCACCCACACAGTCCTTCATCAGAATGAGATAAATAGCTCTATTCAAGATGTCATCTTTGGTGTTGCTATTTTAGATAAGAACAAGGTCAGCAGTGGAATAAGATGGCAGGATCCTTGTCGTTACAAAAAGGACTATG aGCCAAGAGAAATCCGGGATGTGTCTTTACAACCTGAACCACCAGAAAACAGTTTGGTCGTCTCATGGAGTCCACATCTCTGTGACACCAGCACAGATAGTAATGCTTACGtccatttctataaaatcatctaCTGCCAGCTGATATCTGGTGACTGTAAag GGACCGAAAGTTCAGTTTCAGTTTTAGCATCTGctaatacacaatacatgattCAAAACCTTGAGCCCGAAAAAGAGTATGGAATATGGGTAAAGGCGTCGTCTCTGACAAGGGAGGGACCAAGGAGTGAAATTGTGACTGGTCGACCCACAAACAACG ATTTACCATCAGGAGCCACTGCAGGAATAGTAGTTGCTTCTCTTTTTGTGTTTGCCCTTGTTTTCGCTGGAGTAATGTTCATTGTTAG AAATGTCAAACATAGACTCGGTTTTGATGAAGCATTTCCCATACACATTCCAGAGATGGATAACAAg ATTTTCACCGATGAACAAGGGAAATCACATCAATATGAAAAAGTCGAGAAAAACGTATCCATTTCTAGAGAGACAGAATCAGCATCTCTTTCAACACAGAACTTTGCAAATGGAGTAGCGCAATCAAATGGCGTTCTTATTCAGATGAACAAAATGTCAAATTCAGTTAATGTGACATTGCGTCATGACCAACTTAAAGAAGTTAAAAACAGTATAAAAGCCGACAAACCTGCAAGCGGATTTATTGAGAAACAACGAAACGACAAACCTAAACAGAAAAAAGAATTACCTCCGGATTATACACAAGCAGTTACTGTTGATCAATGCCTAAAGG agaaTGCAGATATTTTGGATTACATAGAATCTCCAGAACTTTCTACTCAAAATAATGGCTATGTGTCTCATAATGGAATGAATGATGACATTCAATATGATGATGAGAAACGTAACTTAGGAACTCTAACTTTGAATGAACAAGACACAAAACCtgaacaaaacaaagattgCAATATGCAGAACATACTTTCATTAAATGATTGGAACGAAACCGCATCATGCCATGCATTACAGAGTAATGTTTCAACAGAATCAAACATGTCGACGATGAATGCGCGTTTAAGGCAAAACCAACATGTGTGCCATTCTGAAATCAAAACAGCTGATTTGGTAGAGGAAAGCAACAACAATGGCATAGTCATGATGTGTAGTGATTACGTACCTTGTAATCTGCAACAAGTTATAGAACTCTCTGTTCCTGGTGAGCTAAAATCAAATTCAATCTCTACAACAAACCCAGAGAGTATAGCTACAATTGACAGCACTAACACAATCGGGTATGTGACACATTCAGGTACTAGAATATGCAATATGTAA
- the LOC117685820 gene encoding oncostatin-M-specific receptor subunit beta isoform X2, with amino-acid sequence MIKLQKMMQESSVFVIAFLVHSLATGWWLDELKLGEITPKDPQVVVNETLELNCTVFEDSGVNVSMLYWEDKIEQRVPDDHVIPVGKRTLLFRRKITSVKEEGIYTCKKSSTNGKGEIIAHTHLVVEYEAIRDVTNITCVIYDQKSELTCVWDLGLYHHPCFLRFNANLTVNQESVVTCPAIIKNDDCKRMSQISCTWTSADATIGALENKIDLEIRNSKYDVSSKLFQRTYYRQEITKYGPTSDINATIQKMTTCACANITWEGIPGLIRTSSKLTFHSEWDSKVYTTENETLSVCDLIPDSKYNITVQVKHPNGPYYSDIKQSSFSTCSAAPSRAPTVFRSGFSSGTCYNTLYRNVTVYWKKIPRQYQNGKLTKYILAYDGASVSVSAENSHGQLQTPCARNSSISVYGCNEIGCSPNSTSAIPQFKDSFAPTKLIVEHHNTSAVELTWFGGEGQIEADIVWCTASFLCQNEINILLFKGNVTHTVLHQNEINSSIQDVIFGVAILDKNKVSSGIRWQDPCRYKKDYEPREIRDVSLQPEPPENSLVVSWSPHLCDTSTDSNAYVHFYKIIYCQLISGDCKGTESSVSVLASANTQYMIQNLEPEKEYGIWVKASSLTREGPRSEIVTGRPTNNDLPSGATAGIVVASLFVFALVFAGVMFIVRNVKHRLGFDEAFPIHIPEMDNKIFTDEQGKSHQYEKVEKNVSISRETESASLSTQNFANGVAQSNGVLIQMNKMSNSVNVTLRHDQLKEVKNSIKADKPASGFIEKQRNDKPKQKKELPPDYTQAVTVDQCLKGQSTF; translated from the exons ATGATCAAACTTCAGAAAATGATGCAAGAGAGCAGCGTGTTTGTCATCGCATTTTTGGTACACTCATTAGCAACTGGATGGTGGCTCGATGAACTCAAACTCGGAG AAATAACACCTAAAGACCCACAAGTCGTCGTAAACGAAACTTTGGAGCTTAACTGTACGGTGTTTGAGGATTCCGGAGTAAATGTCTCCATGCTCTACTGGGAGGACAAAATTGAACAACGAGTGCCTGATGACCACGTGATCCCCGTTGGAAAAAGGACATTATTGTTTAGAAGAAAAATCACCAGTGTCAAAGAAGAGGGAatctatacatgtaaaaagagtAGTACGAATGGGAAAGGAGAAATTATTGCTCATACACATCTTGTCGTCGAAT ATGAAGCTATCCGTGATGTTACAAATATTACCTGTGTGATATATGATCAGAAGAGCGAGTTGACATGTGTCTGGGATCTCGGATTGTATCATCACCCTTGTTTTCTTCGGTTCAACGCTAACTT GACTGTGAATCAGGAGAGCGTAGTTACCTGTCCAGCGATAATCAAAAACGACGACTGCAAAAGGATGTCCCAGATAAGCTGTACCTGGACGTCAGCTGATGCTACCATTGGTGCCTTAGAGAACAAAATTGATCTGGAAATTCGGAACAGCAAATATGACGTttcatcaaaattatttcaaagaactTACTACAGACAAGAAATAA CAAAGTATGGCCCTACAAGTGACATAAATGCGACGATTCAGAAGATGACAACTTGTGCATGCGCCAATATTACCTGGGAAGGAATACCAGGACTTATACGGACCTCATCCAAGTTAACTTTTCACTCGGAATGGGACTCCAAAGTATAT ACAACGGAAAATGAAACTTTGTCGGTATGTGATCTCATACCAGACTCTAAATACAACATAACGGTTCAGGTAAAACATCCAAATGGACCATACTACAGTGATATAAAACAATCAAGTTTCTCCACGTGTTCTGCAG CACCATCGAGAGCGCCCACTGTATTCCGGAGCGGGTTCTCCTCGGGCACGTGCTACAATACGCTCTATCGCAATGTCACGGTCTACTGGAAG AAAATTCCACGACAGTATCAAAATGGAAAATTGACGAAATACATCCTTGCATATGATGGTGCTTCAGTGTCGGTGTCAGCAGAGAACTCACATGGCCAATTACAAACCCCCTGTGCACGAAACTCTTCTATAAGCGTATATGGGTGCAATGAAATTGGCTGTTCACCGAATTCAACGAGCGCAATACCTCAATTCAAAG ACAGTTTCGCTCCAACGAAATTAATAGTTGAACATCATAACACATCTGCGGTAGAACTGACCTGGTTTGGAGGAGAAGGTCAAATCGAGGCTGATATTGTTTGGTGTACTGCTTCCTTCCTATGTCAG AACGAAATAAACATACTGTTATTCAAAGGAAACGTCACCCACACAGTCCTTCATCAGAATGAGATAAATAGCTCTATTCAAGATGTCATCTTTGGTGTTGCTATTTTAGATAAGAACAAGGTCAGCAGTGGAATAAGATGGCAGGATCCTTGTCGTTACAAAAAGGACTATG aGCCAAGAGAAATCCGGGATGTGTCTTTACAACCTGAACCACCAGAAAACAGTTTGGTCGTCTCATGGAGTCCACATCTCTGTGACACCAGCACAGATAGTAATGCTTACGtccatttctataaaatcatctaCTGCCAGCTGATATCTGGTGACTGTAAag GGACCGAAAGTTCAGTTTCAGTTTTAGCATCTGctaatacacaatacatgattCAAAACCTTGAGCCCGAAAAAGAGTATGGAATATGGGTAAAGGCGTCGTCTCTGACAAGGGAGGGACCAAGGAGTGAAATTGTGACTGGTCGACCCACAAACAACG ATTTACCATCAGGAGCCACTGCAGGAATAGTAGTTGCTTCTCTTTTTGTGTTTGCCCTTGTTTTCGCTGGAGTAATGTTCATTGTTAG AAATGTCAAACATAGACTCGGTTTTGATGAAGCATTTCCCATACACATTCCAGAGATGGATAACAAg ATTTTCACCGATGAACAAGGGAAATCACATCAATATGAAAAAGTCGAGAAAAACGTATCCATTTCTAGAGAGACAGAATCAGCATCTCTTTCAACACAGAACTTTGCAAATGGAGTAGCGCAATCAAATGGCGTTCTTATTCAGATGAACAAAATGTCAAATTCAGTTAATGTGACATTGCGTCATGACCAACTTAAAGAAGTTAAAAACAGTATAAAAGCCGACAAACCTGCAAGCGGATTTATTGAGAAACAACGAAACGACAAACCTAAACAGAAAAAAGAATTACCTCCGGATTATACACAAGCAGTTACTGTTGATCAATGCCTAAAGG GGCAAAGCACATTTTAG
- the LOC117685820 gene encoding oncostatin-M-specific receptor subunit beta isoform X3, translated as MIKLQKMMQESSVFVIAFLVHSLATGWWLDELKLGEITPKDPQVVVNETLELNCTVFEDSGVNVSMLYWEDKIEQRVPDDHVIPVGKRTLLFRRKITSVKEEGIYTCKKSSTNGKGEIIAHTHLVVEYEAIRDVTNITCVIYDQKSELTCVWDLGLYHHPCFLRFNANLTVNQESVVTCPAIIKNDDCKRMSQISCTWTSADATIGALENKIDLEIRNSKYDVSSKLFQRTYYRQEITKYGPTSDINATIQKMTTCACANITWEGIPGLIRTSSKLTFHSEWDSKVYTTENETLSVCDLIPDSKYNITVQVKHPNGPYYSDIKQSSFSTCSAAPSRAPTVFRSGFSSGTCYNTLYRNVTVYWKKIPRQYQNGKLTKYILAYDGASVSVSAENSHGQLQTPCARNSSISVYGCNEIGCSPNSTSAIPQFKDSFAPTKLIVEHHNTSAVELTWFGGEGQIEADIVWCTASFLCQNEINILLFKGNVTHTVLHQNEINSSIQDVIFGVAILDKNKVSSGIRWQDPCRYKKDYEPREIRDVSLQPEPPENSLVVSWSPHLCDTSTDSNAYVHFYKIIYCQLISGDCKGTESSVSVLASANTQYMIQNLEPEKEYGIWVKASSLTREGPRSEIVTGRPTNNEMSNIDSVLMKHFPYTFQRWITRFSPMNKGNHINMKKSRKTYPFLERQNQHLFQHRTLQME; from the exons ATGATCAAACTTCAGAAAATGATGCAAGAGAGCAGCGTGTTTGTCATCGCATTTTTGGTACACTCATTAGCAACTGGATGGTGGCTCGATGAACTCAAACTCGGAG AAATAACACCTAAAGACCCACAAGTCGTCGTAAACGAAACTTTGGAGCTTAACTGTACGGTGTTTGAGGATTCCGGAGTAAATGTCTCCATGCTCTACTGGGAGGACAAAATTGAACAACGAGTGCCTGATGACCACGTGATCCCCGTTGGAAAAAGGACATTATTGTTTAGAAGAAAAATCACCAGTGTCAAAGAAGAGGGAatctatacatgtaaaaagagtAGTACGAATGGGAAAGGAGAAATTATTGCTCATACACATCTTGTCGTCGAAT ATGAAGCTATCCGTGATGTTACAAATATTACCTGTGTGATATATGATCAGAAGAGCGAGTTGACATGTGTCTGGGATCTCGGATTGTATCATCACCCTTGTTTTCTTCGGTTCAACGCTAACTT GACTGTGAATCAGGAGAGCGTAGTTACCTGTCCAGCGATAATCAAAAACGACGACTGCAAAAGGATGTCCCAGATAAGCTGTACCTGGACGTCAGCTGATGCTACCATTGGTGCCTTAGAGAACAAAATTGATCTGGAAATTCGGAACAGCAAATATGACGTttcatcaaaattatttcaaagaactTACTACAGACAAGAAATAA CAAAGTATGGCCCTACAAGTGACATAAATGCGACGATTCAGAAGATGACAACTTGTGCATGCGCCAATATTACCTGGGAAGGAATACCAGGACTTATACGGACCTCATCCAAGTTAACTTTTCACTCGGAATGGGACTCCAAAGTATAT ACAACGGAAAATGAAACTTTGTCGGTATGTGATCTCATACCAGACTCTAAATACAACATAACGGTTCAGGTAAAACATCCAAATGGACCATACTACAGTGATATAAAACAATCAAGTTTCTCCACGTGTTCTGCAG CACCATCGAGAGCGCCCACTGTATTCCGGAGCGGGTTCTCCTCGGGCACGTGCTACAATACGCTCTATCGCAATGTCACGGTCTACTGGAAG AAAATTCCACGACAGTATCAAAATGGAAAATTGACGAAATACATCCTTGCATATGATGGTGCTTCAGTGTCGGTGTCAGCAGAGAACTCACATGGCCAATTACAAACCCCCTGTGCACGAAACTCTTCTATAAGCGTATATGGGTGCAATGAAATTGGCTGTTCACCGAATTCAACGAGCGCAATACCTCAATTCAAAG ACAGTTTCGCTCCAACGAAATTAATAGTTGAACATCATAACACATCTGCGGTAGAACTGACCTGGTTTGGAGGAGAAGGTCAAATCGAGGCTGATATTGTTTGGTGTACTGCTTCCTTCCTATGTCAG AACGAAATAAACATACTGTTATTCAAAGGAAACGTCACCCACACAGTCCTTCATCAGAATGAGATAAATAGCTCTATTCAAGATGTCATCTTTGGTGTTGCTATTTTAGATAAGAACAAGGTCAGCAGTGGAATAAGATGGCAGGATCCTTGTCGTTACAAAAAGGACTATG aGCCAAGAGAAATCCGGGATGTGTCTTTACAACCTGAACCACCAGAAAACAGTTTGGTCGTCTCATGGAGTCCACATCTCTGTGACACCAGCACAGATAGTAATGCTTACGtccatttctataaaatcatctaCTGCCAGCTGATATCTGGTGACTGTAAag GGACCGAAAGTTCAGTTTCAGTTTTAGCATCTGctaatacacaatacatgattCAAAACCTTGAGCCCGAAAAAGAGTATGGAATATGGGTAAAGGCGTCGTCTCTGACAAGGGAGGGACCAAGGAGTGAAATTGTGACTGGTCGACCCACAAACAACG AAATGTCAAACATAGACTCGGTTTTGATGAAGCATTTCCCATACACATTCCAGAGATGGATAACAAg ATTTTCACCGATGAACAAGGGAAATCACATCAATATGAAAAAGTCGAGAAAAACGTATCCATTTCTAGAGAGACAGAATCAGCATCTCTTTCAACACAGAACTTTGCAAATGGAGTAG